One Ranitomeya imitator isolate aRanImi1 chromosome 4, aRanImi1.pri, whole genome shotgun sequence genomic window, cggccgctgggcttacacagggcagagaagcacagcgctgagggacagacagcggaaggtaagtatgaagtgtttttttttttttttacttttacgctggtaaccagggtaaacatcgggttactaagcgcggccctgcgcttagtaacccgatgtttaccctggttaccggcatcgttggtcgctggagagctgtctgtgtgacagctctccagcgaccaaacaaccacgctgcagcgatcccgatcgttgtcggtatcgctgcagcgtcgctcagtgtgacggtaccttaagtgatggCTGCACACAGGCATAGCCACTAATCTATTCTAATGGCCATGTCAAATCCTCAATATCTGAATCGGTGGGCCGCCCTGTGTTCAGACATGCAGTGCTCGGCAAGTTATTGGGTATCCTGTGGCTAGGTAATAACTTGTTAAGATGGCAATAGCTCTTTAAAAAAGGGAATGTCACCAGATTTTTGTTGCCCTATCTGAAGGCAGCATTTAGTAGGAGCATAAACCCCAATTCCAgggatgtgttacttactgggctggtagctgtagttttgataaaagcaTTGTTTCtttctgcagatctaccagttctctgaatgctgagctctgtacaacCCTGATCTCAACACTAATTAGATAATTTACTGCTGACAACGgacattttataaaaactacacaaGTAGTCCAGTACGTGGCAGTTGTGGAATCATGGACTCAACATCACATTGCTTTTAGATGAGGCaggaaaaacttggtgacagagtccctttaactgttaGCACCATTTCCTTACCTTTTTGTAGGTGAATGATGTCTGGAAAGTTGGAAAGCAATCCTTGATACAAGGACAAGGTATCAAGAAATCTAAACTGATCATTTTTGGGTTGTTCGGCAAACATTTCTCCAACTAACTCATATGTACGCCCAGTATGAGAAATAGCGCCAATCAGTGGCTCAGATCCATAAGGTGGGTCTAGTTGGAAGGAATGGCTTAGATTCTGCAGCGAGCCGCCAAGCTTTTGAAACTCCTTACGAAAGCCTCCCAAGTGCTTACGTGCTAGTTCAGAGACTACACTGATTAACTGGAGAACACTCTCATCCATCTTTTTTGAGAAGGCTTTGAAAGTATCCACACGTTCTTCTACATCTTGGAGATCCTGATGTTCAGTAGGTATCTGCAAGGTCAGCAAAAAACTGGCACCAACCATTTCATCCCTCTCCGTGCGTCTTTTCCCAGCTTTCCACTGTTTTTCATCACGGCAGGTTAGGAAATGCTGGAAACCATCATACTGAGAAAGCACTGGATGACTTGTCATATGATCCATCCACAGAACCAATCTACGATTACGCTTTTGGATAAAATCTTCTTCAAAGCGTCCTGTGGCTTGCTTCTCTGGCAAGTGGGGGACAGAAATGACAGTAAATTTGTGCAGGAGGCGGTTATACAACCAGTCAAAGTGCTTGTACCGTCTGTAAACTGGAGAGTTGGTGTGACCTGGAGTCAGCCTTAGGAAAAACAAAGAGGATATTTTTAATGAACTTTCAAACAAACATTTTAAGCAATTGCTTCCATTTAGTTTATTCTGTTCTTTGATCTACCATATTTAGACACAGAGCGGTCTTTATTTCTCAGTTAAAACTGTAACATGAAACAAAATAGGATTAACCATTTCACCCCTACTTCTCACTACTCGGTGCCTGACAACTGCCTGCAGCATGATAACCCTCCCGAGTTCCTGGACACAAATATTATTAGAGCCACTCCTTTTGCAGAAACCTGAGTTTGCAAgccaaaaatgtggaaaaaaaacagtAGCAAATTACCCAGGTTCTCTGCAGTCTTTTTACTGTCCGTTTTGGGCTGGATTCATACATCTGTAATATATGGTCTATGCTGCGACTGCAATACCCTGACCGACCAAGGGTCTACTGATCTGAACCGACTGCCTCATATAGGTCAGGAGGCCAATGGGTGGGCAGGGTGTTGCAGTTGTAGCACATGAAAAGAAAATAAGtgaaggatagaagctgtgctatgAGTGAATAAAAACAACAACACTCTGGATACAAGCCCAGCCAGGCCTCACACCCAGACTATATTACTGAAAGATAATGTCCTACAGCAGAAAAATGGCAAATTTGGATTGTGTGGCAAACTGCATATCAAGGGCTCTGAACACTTTCTGCAAACCATAGGTGTCCATAGTCTTTTTGTGTTCCTTTAAAATCAGGAAACAATGGCACATTTTTTTGGTGAAggacaaagaaaaaaatggaactTGTCAAAATGGTGGCTAAATGTATTTCCTTGCACTCTTTGCTAACCAAATGCAATGATACGATGCTCAAGTTAACTGAAGGCCATTGTTTATGTGACACTCCTACACACTTTAGCCCAACATGAAGGTTTTCTCCTAATAAAAGCTCTGCAAGCGACAATAACAATGTTTCATTGCTTATAAAAATACAACACAAACCAAAAATGAATCACTTGACAAATACCAGGCATTGCTCAacaaatacacagatatatacagtgcACTTTGTGCAAACATAGATTTTAGCAGTTTTACTTCAGTGTTCAGTACACACAGAGTTGAACGTTGCAACACAACACATATTTTGCTTCCAATACACACTTTTTAATCCCAAATTCTTTCTCACCTGTAAGAGATGTAACTCTTAATCCCCTTAAACTTTGTCTGTTTGGTAGGCTCCTCCACAGAACAAATGAAAGCGTTAGGATCTGGCTTCCATAATGGCCCCTTTGGTCCCATCTCAATTACATAGGTTTCAGACACTCTGCCAAACTGTGGAACATCTCCAAGTATAAAGGCTTCCACACCGGACCTTACAAAACTAGAGAATCGGTTCAGATTTCGACCCACCACACTACCTCTCTTCCCACTGGCTATGCTATCCTGACGTTCCAGCTGAGGTCTTGGTCTGTGGGCATACTCAGGCCTTGGGTAATAGTGGTGCTTTGTTTGACTATGAGGAACCCCATTTGAGCCACTGGGCTCTTCAGCCACAGACTGTCCATCATCCCAATCATCCcagtcatcatcatcttcttcatcgTCATCGTAGCTCCCATGATGAGTAGCATCTGTGTGTGCGTGGTGTGTTGGGTAGTCCACTTGGACTGAACCAGAACGGGGTGGTTGAATAATCTCCACATATGAAGCAGGAAAAAGACCTGTTTGACCATGGCTGTTTGTTCCCTGAAGCCATCCATCCAAAGAAACATCACTCAACAATTGTAGCTCCTCATTCTCCCGAATATTGATTTCTTCCTTATTTTCACTTTGAAAGTTATATAGGGCCCGAGCTTTGAAGGCCATGATGAGGAGAATCAAAGGAAAGTGCTGCAACATGAAAAGAAAACATTAATTAATACACATGCTAGGAACACCTGACTCAAGCACACAGCTTTATATTCTCTGTCTCAAACTGCATGTATGGGATTAGTATTACGGATAATAAAGATGATATCTTGACAATAGGTTTCATGAAAAAAGGGTATTGGTCATTCCATGGTAACTTACGTTACATTCACAAGCCAAACACTGCCTACAGACTGTTCttaaatacaaaatacagtgtTATTACTTGGCAACTTACGTTACAAAAAAAGGAAAGGCAATGGTCCTTCATGAGTCTGCCAAATATTCTGTTCTGGTAAACAGGGGAGAAGCCctatttttattgtattaaaacacCATAGTCCCAGCAACTTGAAAAAATTTATTTTAACCTCTCAAGTTAAAAACAACAGTTTTTATTACAAGAAATATAGAGAACTTACGTTACTAAGCTGATGGTAACTTACGTTACAGTAAGTTACCATCAAATGGATTAAACTTATTGCAAGGTAAGTTACCATCATCTTTGTAACGTAAGACACTATATTGTGTTGTAACATAAGCTACCATGGAATGACCCTATGTCTACATTGATTACTGTGTAAAAATTAATATACGGTACATAAAATCATCAAGTAATGCCAACAGTGTTAGATTTGTGGAACCCGACTCTTGGCACCCCCACAAATCCGCTATGTAAAGAAGCAAAGGCACTTTGGAGCCACCAGTTGGTATTTCAGCTTTGTGCCATTCAGGTTAACAGGACATGCCGGTTTTATCGCTTTCCATCCTATTAACAAACAGATTGTTACAGCAAAAGAAGCCTTGACCATATTTTCTTAATGAAACCAGGCACTCCTTTATTGGTTTGCATTACTAAACCTTAgttagccatctaatgtgtatgagcaGCCTATCGGCTGAACGATGCTTCTGTCAACCACCATCTCAGCCGaccctcccatacacaggagcgctcgttcAGCCAAGTGCCCCTGTGTCCATTGGCTGACACATTGGCTGGGCGGCTTTTTTCAAGGAGACCAATGCAATCGGAAATCCAAAAATTATACAGGCACCATCGATCTCTCTCCTAAACATCAGTCAGGtggcgcccccatacacattaagaCAAAAGAACCCGTCAATATCAGCAGGTTATTCTAAAGTGTATAGGGGTCTTTACagccaccagagctgcactcaagctCACAAGACTGATGACAAACAAGCCCCTAACCAGctaggccagtgttccccaactccagtcctcaaggcccatcaacatatcatgttttcaggatttcctttgtattgcacaggtgatgcaattatcacctgggcaagactaaggaaatcatgaaaacatgacctgttggtgggccttgaggactggagttggggacccctgagctaGGCGACTCTTGAAATTATAGCCTTTCCTACACTGGgttattatacagtgcccctaaTAAAAACTTGACCTTCCAGAATATCAATCAAAAGAGCAAGCTCTGTAGAGACAATGATCCGGTAAACATTCTCTCAGAAGAGTGGAAAATTTGCTGGACGAGTGGTTTTTTTAATAAGGAAAAATGACTGAGCAGGAAGAAAACCAATTTTAATACTTTATATAAAGTCTTATATTTTCATGATTGATATTATAACTCTTTCACCAATACACAAAGTAGATGTCCCAGTTTCTGCAAACCTTTATGCAACACTTGCTTCCCCTACATTTCTAACTTCTGCACATCTGGATAAAGAATACCGTAATAACAGAATAAATTCCAATGATTCTTTCCATGCATTTGGCACTTTGAAGGGAACTTGGTGTTGCAGTATTTAAGGAGTTAGTGAAGCAGATATCCAGGGCTTGCCGCTTTAAAAGTGAAAAGTTATAGGAGATTTAATAATTTGCATTAATATATTGTCAACAACATAGAAGTCAACAGCATGTTATACAAGAACTGGATTTTAAAGAGGGTTTGATTATGTCAATATAGCTTAAATTTATAATGAAAAATTGTTTTAAGCACTTGCACTTTAATTCCTACTTACAGTCAGGGAATTGGAACATTTTTGGTTACAGAGACTGAAGACTGACCAATCATCATTTACAGGTGAAAAGCTAGTTTAGACCATTTTCACATGAGTTTTTTTCTCATACATGAAAAAccagtccattttttttttcagtggacTGGACTCACTTTTGGTTCTTACAATCTTCGCTGCATCTGTTTTTCTTatgtgaacatttaaaaaaaattgtgtcttCTCATTAAACAGTAAAATACGGACGACACActgatgacattttttttttcaaggggcCATTGATTTGAATTGTCAAATTTGATTGGTAAAGTAACACATGCCTTCATTTCAATTGGcttcaaaaaaaagaaaaagaaactaaAGAAAAGGACATGTGAAAAGGCACACAAATTGCAATGGTTCGGCAAAAATAACTGATGGCACATGTACTAAAAACTGACATTAGAATCCGGCTTTCTGTTCACTTTGGCATCATGTCTCTAATGCCCTGATTGATATTAGACATCTATATAAACCAACCATTTCATGAC contains:
- the SNX33 gene encoding sorting nexin-33, whose protein sequence is MAFKARALYNFQSENKEEINIRENEELQLLSDVSLDGWLQGTNSHGQTGLFPASYVEIIQPPRSGSVQVDYPTHHAHTDATHHGSYDDDEEDDDDWDDWDDGQSVAEEPSGSNGVPHSQTKHHYYPRPEYAHRPRPQLERQDSIASGKRGSVVGRNLNRFSSFVRSGVEAFILGDVPQFGRVSETYVIEMGPKGPLWKPDPNAFICSVEEPTKQTKFKGIKSYISYRLTPGHTNSPVYRRYKHFDWLYNRLLHKFTVISVPHLPEKQATGRFEEDFIQKRNRRLVLWMDHMTSHPVLSQYDGFQHFLTCRDEKQWKAGKRRTERDEMVGASFLLTLQIPTEHQDLQDVEERVDTFKAFSKKMDESVLQLISVVSELARKHLGGFRKEFQKLGGSLQNLSHSFQLDPPYGSEPLIGAISHTGRTYELVGEMFAEQPKNDQFRFLDTLSLYQGLLSNFPDIIHLQKGAFAKVKDSQRMSDEGKMEQEEADGIRKRCRVVGFALQAEINHFHQRRLLDFKMAIQHYLKEQIMFYRRVSQELEKTLKMYDSL